A DNA window from Macrobrachium rosenbergii isolate ZJJX-2024 chromosome 41, ASM4041242v1, whole genome shotgun sequence contains the following coding sequences:
- the LOC136827012 gene encoding proline-rich protein 36-like: CTCQSLGDWTGFEACRKCCPSTCCPGNSYLPPEGGSSALSTGQSAASHTSAPALNHKVVLPEALGQAVKSASLHSPTGFSQGLSPSPAPPAFPAPVPSPAPTSIVHRAPVTNIQRSRPAQISAPFNAAAQQLSSVPTFVRNPAQVPGQILPGQLSNSALLGSPAPATLPVIHSSPSASPALATIPGRVQTPNRPPTFVSAAPALVSPRARAPSPRPTSRVVLAPSSAPATPFVSAPPSLPSTLPANAPLLFTGSVPNPALNPSSSIPFAAPAPAPVQSPAVAPFPLTPRNPLLTFRPATIVSPGPAPGPRVFPAPAPAPSVFPAPTFAPHAPPAPAPTSVPRVAPAPAPTSAPRAAPAPAPSSAPRVAPAPTPSPRPSPAPTSAPRFSPAPTPSPRPSPAPTSAPRVSPAPTLVTRRPTTRVFPSPTSAPRFSSAPAPAPRITPAPPSVPISPSPASASRAAPGGAQQAAPPQSPVIFFAPLRTFNPAQTPASAPIQPTAPRVVPAAPSPAPALPLVQRVVPAPSRAPIIPPAPSSVPARTSFISPAPAPAPAPAPAPAPAPAPAPTSAPRAAPAPAPSSAPRVAPAPAPTFVPRVSPAPTSAPRFSPAPTPSPRPSPAPTSAPRFSPAPTPSPRPSPAPTSAPRVSPAPTLVTRRPTTRVFPSPTSAPRFSSALLPLHVLHQLLLLSQLAHHQRLLHVLPQVVLSKLPLLKVQSFSLLL, encoded by the coding sequence TGTACCTGCCAATCCCTTGGTGATTGGACAGGCTTCGAAGCCTGCAGGAAATGTTGCCCCAGCACCTGCTGCCCTGGAAACTCCTACCTACCCCCAGAGGGTGGCTCTAGTGCGCTGTCAACTGGTCAAAGTGCAGCTTCTCACACTTCAGCGCCGGCTTTGAATCACAAAGTTGTCCTACCAGAGGCCTTAGGTCAGGCCGTGAAGTCAGCGTCATTGCATTCCCCCACAGGGTTTTCTCAAGGACTGTCACCCAGTCCTGCTCCCCCTGCCTTCCCTGCACCTGTGCCCTCTCCGGCTCCTACTTCTATTGTTCATCGCGCCCCAGTCACAAATATTCAGCGATCACGCCCTGCTCAGATCTCTGCTCCCTTTAATGCTGCAGCCCAGCAGCTATCCTCTGTGCCTACATTTGTCAGAAATCCTGCCCAGGTACCTGGTCAGATACTACCTGGTCAGTTATCTAATTCTGCTCTTCTTGGTTCTCCAGCACCTGCCACTCTTCCTGTTATCCATTCTTCTCCATCTGCTTCTCCAGCACTAGCAACAATTCCTGGACGTGTCCAGACACCCAATCGTCCTCCAACGTTTGTTTCTGCTGCCCCAGCTTTAGTGTCTCCTCGAGCTCGTGCACCATCACCAAGACCAACATCACGAGTTGTGCTAGCTCCATCCTCTGCTCCTGCAACTCCTTTCGTCTCAGCACCTCCCTCTTTGCCAAGTACCTTGCCAGCAAATGCACCTCTTCTGTTTACTGGTTCAGTACCAAACCCTGCTCTTAACCCTTCTTCTTCTATCCCATTTGCTGCTCCAGCCCCTGCACCAGTGCAAAGCCCTGCTGTAGCTCCATTCCCTTTAACTCCACGTAACCCTCTTCTGACATTCAGACCAGCTACGATAGTTTCTCCAGGGCCTGCGCCTGGTCCACGTGTTTTCCCAGCACCTGCACCTGCTCCAAGTGTTTTCCCAGCACCTACATTTGCTCCACATGCTCCTCCAGCTCCAGCCCCTACGTCTGTTCCACGTGTCGCTCCAGCTCCAGCCCCTACATCTGCCCCACGTGCTGCTCCAGCTCCAGCCCCTTCATCTGCTCCACGTGTTGCTCCAGCACCTACACCTTCTCCTCGTCCTTCTCCAGCACCTACATCTGCTCCACGTTTTTCTCCAGCACCTACACCTTCTCCTCGTCCTTCTCCAGCACCTACATCTGCCCCACGTGTTTCTCCAGCTCCCACTCTAGTAACACGTAGACCAACTACAAGAGTTTTCCCATCACCTACATCTGCTCCTCGTTTTTCTTCAGCCCCTGCTCCCGCTCCACGTATTACACCAGCTCCTCCTTCTGTCCCAATTAGCCCATCACCAGCGTCTGCTTCACGTGCTGCCCCAGGTGGTGCTCAGCAAGCTGCCCCTCCTCAAAGTCCAGTCATTTTCTTTGCTCCTTTGAGAACATTTAATCCTGCTCAGACACCTGCCTCAGCTCCCATCCAACCTACTGCTCCACGTGTTGTGCCAGCTGCTCCTTCCCCTGCTCCTGCCCTCCCTTTAGTTCAAAGGGTTGTGCCAGCTCCCTCTCGTGCCCCCATTATTCCTCCAGCCCCTAGTTCTGTCCCTGCTCGTACTTCATTCATTTCTCCTGCACCTGCCCCAGCCCCAGCCCCAGCCCCAGCCccagctccagctccagctccagctcCTACATCTGCCCCACGTGCTGCTCCAGCTCCAGCCCCTTCATCTGCTCCACGTGTTGCTCCAGCTCCAGCCCCTACATTTGTTCCTCGTGTTTCTCCAGCACCTACATCTGCTCCACGTTTTTCTCCAGCACCTACACCTTCTCCTCGTCCTTCTCCAGCACCTACATCTGCTCCACGTTTTTCTCCAGCACCTACACCTTCTCCTCGTCCTTCTCCAGCACCTACATCTGCCCCACGTGTTTCTCCAGCTCCCACTCTAGTAACACGTAGACCAACTACAAGAGTTTTCCCATCACCTACATCTGCTCCTCGTTTTTCTTCAGCCCTGCTCCCGCTCCACGTATTACACCAGCTCCTCCTTCTGTCCCAATTAGCCCATCACCAGCGTCTGCTTCACGTGCTGCCCCAGGTGGTGCTCAGCAAGCTGCCCCTCCTCAAAGTCCAGTCATTTTCTTTGCTCCTTTGA
- the LOC136827246 gene encoding merozoite surface protein 2-like, whose protein sequence is MRGTEEGAEKGAVLVRETEAGTEEGAGAIDGAEVETGAGAGAGATNGAETGAGAGATNGAETGAGAGATNGAETGAGAGATNGAETGAWAGAGAGAVTGAANDTGAGAGVGANAGPANGAGAGAGAGAGAGAGAGAGAGAGEMNEVRAGTELGDGGITGAREGAGTTL, encoded by the coding sequence ATGCGAGGGACTGAAGAGGGAGCGGAGAAAGGTGCTGTATTAGTTCGAGAAACAGAAGCAGGGACAGAGGAAGGAGCTGGAGCAATAGATGGAGCAGAAGTTGAAACTGGAGCAGGGGCAGGTGCTGGAGCAACAAATGGAGCAGAAACGGGGGCAGGTGCTGGAGCAACAAATGGAGCAGAAACAGGGGCAGGTGCTGGAGCAACAAATGGAGCAGAAACAGGGGCAGGTGCTGGAGCAACAAATGGAGCAGAAACAGGGGCTTGGGCAGGGGCAGGAGCAGGGGCAGTTACTGGAGCAGCAAATGACACTGGGGCTGGGGCAGGGGTTGGGGCAAATGCTGGACCAGCAAatggagcaggagcaggagctggagctggagctggagctggagctggGGCTGGGGCTGGGGCAGGTGCAGGAGAAATGAATGAAGTACGAGCAGGGACAGAACTAGGGGATGGAGGAATAACGGGGGCACGAGAGGGAGCTGGCACAACCCTTTGA
- the LOC136827247 gene encoding LOW QUALITY PROTEIN: uncharacterized protein (The sequence of the model RefSeq protein was modified relative to this genomic sequence to represent the inferred CDS: deleted 1 base in 1 codon) yields the protein MFQILVAILLGVTFGLPQYTLRVPANPLVSGQAVKSAGNVLPAPALPSTPASSPTVFLPNVLDQVRQNALAHSAVKSSPVFAPHPTQASAPAPAPIQAPAQAPTPVQFNLPVSAPASAPASHSIASPTPAHVPGPVQQPFFTPAQAARPSPVFAPITAFAPVQLPAQASPHVAPAPGPIPSHHASSAPASAPHISSPGLAQGPGLIFAPITAFAPVQVPVPATPHSSSPANAPQVAPSPAPIQTFTQALAPAPQAPPAPSIPVSTPIILVVQGSEPAPNSASSFVPNQSATPVPGTAPHALPSSTPSQTSSQVAPAHNVSPVPASTPQVTPVQSSFPAGHIASAPSAQLGVSSPVLASIPNAAPASAPAPAPAPFSQDAPASAPPPFSQDAPAFAPAPATFSQAIPSSAPAPAPFNQAALAFVPAPATFSQAVPASAPAPAPFSQAAPASAPAPAPFSQAVPASAPAPAPFFQAVPSAPAPAPFSQAVPASAPAPAPFSQAVPASAPAPAPFSSVQAPPPAQPAIPSFTPDSSVPSTGLTSSPISSPVSAVAPIPLGIPAVGTFLASNPSPAQSLFIAPVSSSTFFQAPAPVHNVFSGNSGTFPNGRESEDITNDVAEEEGDEEGNEEKSEEEDEEGNEEGEEEDNEEGEEEDNEEGNEEENENEEEDD from the exons ATGTTTCAGATTCTGGTGGCCATCTTACTTGGGGTCACCTTTGGATTGCCCCAGTATACTCTGAGAGTACCTGCCAATCCCCTGGTAAGCGGACAAGCCGTAAAATCAGCTGGAAATGTCTTACCAGCGCCTGCTCTACCCAGCACTCCAGCTTCATCACCCACAGTATTTTTACCAAATGTTTTGGACCAGGTTAGGCAGAATGCTCTAGCTCATTCGGCAGTCAAGTCTTCACCTGTTTTTGCTCCACATCCCACCCAAGCCTCAGCCCCTGCTCCAGCTCCTATTCAAGCTCCAGCACAGGCTCCTACACCAGTTCAATTTAATTTGCCAGTTTCAGCACCTGCCAGTGCTCCTGCCTCACACTCCATTGCATCCCCTACTCCTGCTCATGTTCCAGGTCCTGTTCAGCAGCCTTTCTTTACACCTGCCCAAGCTGCAAGGCCTTCCCCAGTTTTTGCCCCCATAACAGCATTTGCTCCTGTTCAATTACCTGCCCAAGCATCTCCTCATGTTGCTCCAGCACCAGGACCTATACCTTCACATCATGCTTCCTCTGCACCTGCATCTGCTCCACATATTTCATCACCTGGCCTGGCTCAGGGTCCTGGTCTCATATTTGCCCCTATTACGGCATTTGCTCCTGTTCAAGTGCCAGTTCCAGCTACACCCCATAGTTCTAGCCCAGCAAATGCTCCACAAGTAGCTCCATCACCTGCACCTATTCAAACTTTTACTCAGGCACTTGCACCTGCTCCCCAAGCTCCCCCAGCACCAAGCATACCAGTTTCTACACCCATTATACTTGTTGTCCAAGGCTCTGAGCCAGCTCCTAATAGTGCTTCTTCATTTGTTCCTAATCAAAGTGCTACCCCAGTACCTGGCACTGCTCCTCATGCACTGCCTTCATCCACACCTTCACAAACAAGTTCACAAGTTGCTCCTGCCCATAATGTATCTCCAGTACCTGCCTCTACTCCTCAAGTTACTCCAGTACAAAGTTCTTTCCCTGCTGGACATATTGCTTCAGCACCTTCTGCTCAACTTGGTGTTTCATCACCTGTACTTGCATCTATTCCTAATGCTGCTCCAGCATCTGCACCTGCCCCTGCCCCTGCCCCATTCTCTCAAGATGCTCCAGCATCTGCACCTCCCCCATTCTCTCAAGATGCTCCAGCATTTGCCCCTGCTCCTGCCACTTTCTCTCAAGCCATTCCATCATCTGCACCTGCTCCTGCCCCTTTCAATCAAGCTGCTCTAGCATTTGTCCCTGCTCCTGCCACTTTCTCTCAAGCCGTTCCAGCATCTGCACCTGCTCCTGCCCCTTTCTCTCAAGCTGCTCCAGCATCTGCACCTGCTCCTGCCCCTTTCTCTCAAGCCGTTCCAGCATCCGCACCTGCTCCTGCCCCTTTCTTTCAAGCCGTTCCATCA GCACCTGCTCCTGCCCCTTTCTCTCAAGCTGTTCCAGCATCTGCACCTGCTCCTGCCCCCTTCTCTCAAGCTGTTCCAGCATCTGCACCTGCTCCTGCCCCTTTCTCT AGTGTTCAAGCACCTCCCCCTGCTCAGCCTGCTATTCCATCCTTCACACCTGACTCCTCTGTACCATCTACTGGCCTTACCAGTTCACCTATCTCATCTCCTGTCTCTGCAGTTGCTCCAATTCCACTTGGAATTCCTGCTGTAGGCACATTCTTAGCATCCAACCCATCTCCAGCTCAATCTTTATTCATCGCTCCAGTAAGCAGCTCAACTTTCTTCCAAGCACCTGCTCCAGTCCACAATGTCTTCTCTGGTAACAGTGGTACATTCCCTAATGGCAGAGAATCTGAAGATATAACAAATGACGTAGCTGAAGAAGAAGGTGACGAAGAGGGTAATGAGGaaaagagtgaggaggaggatgaagaaggtAATGAGGAAGGTGAGGAGGAAGATAATGAGGAAGGTGAGGAGGAAGATAATGAGGAAGgtaatgaggaagaaaatgaaaatgaagaggaggaTGACTAG